The following are from one region of the Numenius arquata chromosome 23, bNumArq3.hap1.1, whole genome shotgun sequence genome:
- the EPOP gene encoding LOW QUALITY PROTEIN: elongin BC and Polycomb repressive complex 2-associated protein (The sequence of the model RefSeq protein was modified relative to this genomic sequence to represent the inferred CDS: deleted 1 base in 1 codon), translated as MFLTCEGTFGIVPATMDYNGEARPGDFHAGYQEIEGINLGYLQINGTQMFALAQVLSDLFKDIPRTTISKKMETLKIKSRRCDLKELRTLKAINSVPTRAVKCSLISKADLEALCTSCKSLSPRRRKRKRKSKRREQLLLPAPGELFPCPRPQLLPPCRAGGCCLPAAPPRPKLPPAFPKPRSAPAALLPQPFHRAFPAFQKPPRGRRGCGLAGRGGLFAGVLAGYPRDLGLLHPAAAHPAAQAAALAPPGRRKRGPCCAKGLFPAEKGPAAPRKGRSSVFPGSKRQGTSAGYSSDSDSSLDFGGSSPATSSDSSEEEEEEEEEEEEEGDTSCSSEEGSSSESESSSLCSGDSVQSTRYRQAALPRFQPQPPREPLLGEERPAEPPPSVGKALRPDPDLLFLSQQLWARTLRASTLESLSPAPALGSGAQPPPEPYAKQEASPSSSSSSSSSFFFSSSSSPPPSPSSTPGGDPQQKEGGFGDAEPCAKGKDLHKDASNNRASLGPGDQAERRSGASAGPAPAREPAPGSPPQPPAPEVAGSPGAAPPGEAGEARREHFDRLIRQSKLWCYAKGFNLDGKSLRHGGRTEQPCKAAELKPPGSKRAESPSTLSNKALKGNGSERNAKRRRLARGAEAERQRSSSKGRPQKTPRRNAKKGNTHCKRLGSAGPTPPRNSFSLMGNFPCIPSLVVGEDGDLCPASSLGVKNSWALSKTHPLWSWHLGGNAIPVPPSLKFRGYSLEDL; from the exons ATGTTCCTGACCTGCGAAGGGACCTTCGGAATTGTTCCAGCCACCATGGATTACAATGGGGAAGCCCGGCCGGGGGATTTTCATGCCGGCTACCAAGAAATCGAAGGGATAAACTTGGGATACTTACAGATCAATGGCACCCAGATGTTTGCTTTGGCCCAGGTCCTCAGCGACCTGTTTAAGGATATCCCCAGGACCACCATCAGCAAGAAGATGGAAACCTTAAAGATCAAGAGCCGCCGCTGCGATCTCAAAGAGCTCCGGACCCTCAAAGCCATCAACTCGGTGCCCACCCGGGCGGTGAAATGCTCCCTCATCTCCAAGGCGGACCTGGAGGCTCTCTGCACCTCCTGCAAGAGCCTCAGCCCccgcaggaggaagaggaagaggaagagcaagaggagggagcagctgctgctgccggccCCGGGGGAGCTCTTCCCCTGCCCccggccccagctcctgcctccctgccgAGCCGGGGGGTgctgcctccccgccgcc cccccccgccccaagctgCCCCCCGCTTTCCCCAAGCCGCGCTCGGCGCCGGCCgcgctgctcccccagcccttccaCCGGGCCTTCCCCGCTTTCCAGAAACCCCCCCGGGGCCGGAGGGGCTGCGggctggcggggcggggggggctcttCGCCGGGGTCCTGGCCGGGTACCCCCGCGACCTGGGGCTGCTGCACCCCGCGGCCGCGCACCCCGCCGCGCAGGCGGCCGCGCTCGCCCCCCCGGGCCGGCGCAAGCGGGGTCCCTGCTGTGCCAAGGGGCTCTTCCCGGCGGAGAAGGGACCCGCCGCCCCCAGGAAAGGCCGTTCCTCCGTTTTCCCCGGCTCCAAGCGACAGGGCACCTCCGCCGGCTACTCCAGCGACTCGGACTCCAGCCTGGACTTCGGGGGGTCCAGCCCCGCCACCTCCAGCGACTcgtcggaggaggaggaggaggaggaagaggaggaggaggaggaaggggacaccTCGTGCAGCAGCGAGGAAGGCAGCTCCTCGGAGTCGGAGAGCAGCTCGCTGTGCAGCGGGGACTCGGTGCAGAGCACCCGGTACAGGCAGGCGGCTCTGCCCCGCTTccagccgcagcccccccgggaGCCCCTCCTCGGCGAGGAgcgccccgccgagccccccccgAGCGTGGGCAAAGCCCTGCGCCCCGACCCcgacctcctcttcctctcgcAGCAGCTCTGGGCCAGGACTTTGCGAGCATCAACTTTGGAAAGTTTGAGCCCGGCTCCAGCCCTGGGCTCGGGGGCCCAGCCGCCGCCGGAGCCGTACGCAAAGCAGgaggcctccccttcctcctcctcctcctcctcctcctcctttttcttctcctcctcctcctccccccctccttccccgagCAGCACCCCTGGGGGGGATCCGCAACAAAAGGAGGGAGGCTTTGGGGACGCGGAGCCCTGCGCCAAAGGGAAGGATTTGCACAAAGATGCCTCGAACAATAGAGCCTCGTTAGGCCCCGGTGACCAGGCGGAGAGGCGAAGCGGGGCTTCAGCCGGGCCGGCCCCCGCCCGAGAGCCGGCCCCGGGctcgcccccgcagcccccggccccggaggtggcggggagccccggggcggcccccccgggggaggcgggggaagCCCGGCGGGAGCACTTTGACCGGCTGATCCGGCAATCCAAGCTGTGGTGTTACGCCAAAGGGTTCAACCTGGACGGGAAAAGTTTGCGGCACGGAGGGAGGACGGAGCAGCCCTGTAAAGCTGCGGAGCTCAAACCCCCCGGCTCCAAAAGAGCAGAGAGCCCCAGCACCTTGTCAAACAAAGCTTTGAAAGGCAATGGCTCGGAAAGGAATGCCAAGCGCAGACGCCTCGCCAGAGGCGCTGAGGCAGAAAGGCAACGGAGCTCCTCTAAAGGGAGGCCACAAAAGACTCCGAGGAggaatgccaaaaagggaaacaCTCATTGCAAACGCCTCGGCAGCGCCGGGCCAACCCCGCCTCGGAATTCCTTCAGCCTCATGGGCAACTTCCCCTGTATTCCCTCCCTGGTCGTGGGGGAAGATGGGGACCTGTGTCCTGCCTCTTCCCTGGGGGTCAAAAACTCTTGGGCCCTCTCCAAAACCCACCCGCTGTGGAGCTGGCACCTGGGGGGCAACGCcatccccgtgccccccagccTCAAATTCCGGGGCTATAGCTTGGAGGATCTCTAA